One stretch of Zingiber officinale cultivar Zhangliang chromosome 6B, Zo_v1.1, whole genome shotgun sequence DNA includes these proteins:
- the LOC121989239 gene encoding beta-1,3-galactosyltransferase 7-like — translation MRGRGGGGGGVSCDRRMSRRWMIVLCLCSFALGMLLTDKFWAFPDANNQIISSRRRQEQELQIISEDCTTKRKHTEDKDVMGEVSRTHEAIQSLDKAISTLQMELAAKRSSRELIGTDGSPSADASSEQRKKAFVVIGINTAFSSRKRRDSVRATWMPQGEKLQQLEQEKGIVIRFTIGHSATSNSILDKAIDSEEARHNDFLRLDHIEGYHELSAKTKIFFSTAVAIWDAEFYVKVDDDVHVNLGMLATTLARHRSKPRSYIGCMKSGPVLSDKNDKYHEPEYWKFGEEGNKYFRHATGQIYAISKDLATYISINQPILHKYANEDVSLGSWFIGLEVEHIDERSMCCGTPPDCEWKAQAGNVCVASFDWSCSGICKSVEKMKDVHERCGEGDGAVWSALF, via the exons ATGCGGGggcgcggcggcggcggcggcggcgtcagTTGCGATCGGAGAATGTCGCGGCGATGGATGATAGTTCTCTGCTTGTGTAGCTTCGCTCTCGGAATGCTTCTCACGGACAA GTTTTGGGCATTTCCGGATGCAAACAACCAGATCATCTCGAGTAGGCGAAGGCAGGAACAGGAGCTCCAAATCATCTCTGAAGATTGTACCACCAAAAGG AAGCATACAGAAGATAAGGATGTAATGGGCGAAGTTAGCAGAACACATGAGGCAATTCA ATCTTTAGACAAGGCGATATCCACGCTTCAAATGGAGTTGGCTGCCAAGAGGAGCTCAAGGGAATTGATCGGCACAGATGGCTCGCCATCAGCAGACGCTTCGAGTGAACAAAGAAAGAAGGCTTTTGTGGTGATCGGGATAAATACGGCGTTCAGTAGCAGGAAGAGAAGGGATTCGGTGAGAGCGACATGGATGCCACAAG GTGAAAAGCTTCAACAGTTAGAGCAAGAAAAGGGAATTGTCATTCGGTTCACAATAGGCCATAG TGCTACCTCTAACAGCATTCTGGATAAGGCTATTGATTCAGAGGAAGCTCGGCACAATGACTTTCTTAGGCTG GATCATATTGAAGGTTACCATGAACTTTCTGcgaaaacaaaaatatttttttcaactgCTGTCGCAATTTGGGATGCTGAATTCTATGTCAAGGTGGATGATGATGTTCATGTCAATCTAG GTATGCTAGCCACGACTCTTGCTCGACATAGATCGAAACCAAGAAGCTACATAGGGTGTATGAAGTCTGGGCCAGTACTTTCCGATAA GAATGATAAGTACCATGAACCCGAATACTGGAAGTTCGGAGAAGAAGGAAACAAGTACTTCCGCCATGCAACTGGGCAGATTTACGCTATCTCAAAGGATCTAGCTACGTATATCTCAATCAACCA GCCGATACTGCACAAGTATGCCAATGAAGATGTATCACTTGGTTCATGGTTCATCGGTCTGGAAGTTGAACACATTGACGAGAGGAGTATGTGCTGCGGAACTCCACCAG ATTGCGAGTGGAAAGCCCAGGCAGGAAATGTTTGTGTCGCATCATTTGACTGGAGCTGCAGTGGTATATGCAAATCTGTGGAGAAGATGAAGGATGTCCATGAACGGTGCGGTGAAGGAGATGGAGCAGTGTGGAGTGCTTTGTTCTAA